A single genomic interval of Salinarchaeum sp. IM2453 harbors:
- the rtcA gene encoding RNA 3'-terminal phosphate cyclase, with amino-acid sequence MIDIDGNAGGGQLLRSALTCSVLSGEGIHMHNIRGNRSTPGLRPQHLSCVRLMADISNATVSDVEVGSEALRFIPETIVPGEYTINIGTAGSVTLLFDTVLPLASAIEAPLSITASGGTDVKWSPTMSYFRHAKLPLLRQFGVYSTVDVSRRGFYPAGGGMTTLYVFPSTPSSISITQRGDFDTTSIFSGASESLAEQSVAERQAKQLVSELDNDGIDVHHRTALYSNADSAGSFLTAVLKFDNTIFGFDALGERGTPAEAVANGVAADVRSLLDSPATVDQHMADQLLIFLVQHGGTIIAPSVTDHIKTNSQLLSKFGYSVSVEEIEDGHPRITS; translated from the coding sequence ATGATCGATATCGATGGCAATGCTGGTGGCGGGCAACTTCTCAGGTCTGCGCTGACATGTTCTGTTCTCTCCGGAGAGGGGATACACATGCACAATATTCGTGGAAATCGGTCCACACCGGGATTACGCCCTCAGCATCTTTCCTGTGTCCGGTTAATGGCTGATATCTCCAATGCAACAGTTTCCGATGTTGAAGTTGGATCTGAAGCGCTCCGGTTTATCCCAGAAACCATTGTCCCCGGGGAATACACGATCAACATTGGCACTGCCGGAAGTGTTACATTGCTTTTTGATACTGTGTTACCACTTGCTAGCGCTATTGAGGCCCCGCTATCAATAACTGCGTCTGGTGGTACTGACGTCAAGTGGTCGCCAACAATGAGCTATTTCCGCCATGCCAAGTTGCCATTGCTTCGACAGTTTGGGGTTTATTCCACCGTCGATGTCTCTCGAAGAGGATTTTATCCCGCTGGCGGCGGAATGACTACGCTCTACGTCTTTCCTTCTACTCCGTCATCGATTTCAATTACTCAGCGAGGTGACTTTGATACTACGTCTATTTTCTCAGGGGCTTCAGAATCGCTTGCTGAGCAGTCCGTCGCTGAACGACAGGCCAAGCAACTTGTTTCGGAGTTGGATAATGATGGGATTGATGTTCACCACCGAACAGCTTTGTATTCAAATGCGGACTCTGCTGGCTCATTCTTAACGGCAGTCCTTAAGTTTGACAACACTATCTTTGGGTTTGATGCCCTTGGCGAACGAGGGACACCTGCTGAAGCAGTTGCGAATGGAGTTGCTGCTGATGTCCGTTCACTCCTTGATTCGCCAGCAACGGTCGATCAACATATGGCCGATCAACTGCTTATTTTCCTCGTTCAACATGGTGGTACAATTATTGCCCCGTCAGTCACTGATCATATCAAAACGAACAGTCAACTGTTGTCAAAATTTGGCTATTCAGTTTCCGTTGAAGAAATTGAGGATGGACACCCCCGAATAACTAGCTAA
- a CDS encoding metal-dependent transcriptional regulator, producing the protein MMLSDVMEDYLKGIYELQRRSDDRISTSEIADHLDVTQPTVSSMIEKLADRGLLDYQKYEGVTLTDEGETIAIEVIRHHRLLESYLTEHLDYDFSEVHDEADRLEHHISEKFEQRLAEQLDDPTTDPHGDPIPSEDLEPPAEPSAILLSAADAGMRATVVRINDDDAETLEYLSERGLKPNGELEIMDVAPFGMITVRTDDQQQISLPESIAKAVHIHPIDE; encoded by the coding sequence ATGATGCTCAGTGACGTAATGGAGGACTATCTGAAGGGTATCTATGAACTACAACGCCGCTCTGATGACCGTATTTCTACCTCGGAGATTGCTGACCATCTCGATGTTACACAACCCACCGTCAGCAGTATGATTGAGAAACTTGCTGACCGAGGGCTTCTTGACTATCAGAAATACGAAGGAGTAACTCTCACTGATGAGGGGGAAACAATTGCGATTGAAGTTATTCGTCACCATCGACTCCTTGAGAGTTACCTTACAGAGCACCTTGATTACGACTTTAGTGAAGTTCACGATGAGGCTGACCGGCTTGAGCATCATATTAGCGAAAAATTCGAACAGCGATTAGCCGAACAACTTGATGATCCAACGACCGACCCACACGGTGATCCAATACCAAGTGAGGATCTTGAACCACCGGCAGAGCCATCGGCTATTCTACTTTCAGCTGCCGATGCTGGTATGAGAGCAACTGTGGTTCGGATCAATGACGACGACGCTGAAACGCTTGAGTATCTGTCTGAAAGGGGGCTTAAACCCAACGGCGAACTTGAGATTATGGATGTTGCTCCTTTTGGAATGATCACTGTTCGCACTGATGATCAGCAACAAATCTCTCTCCCAGAGTCAATCGCAAAAGCCGTTCATATTCATCCAATTGACGAGTGA
- a CDS encoding Rrf2 family transcriptional regulator codes for MSSIELTPSQKSILSALVNLYSGDDDAVKGEEIAEQVDRNPGTIRNQMQSLKALQLVEGVPGPKGGYKPTANAYDALDVQRMDEPAFVPLERNGEAMPEANVEEIGLTSVHHPELCRAEIHLQGSVRDIEEGDEITVGPTPLSKLVIDGIVDGKDETDGIIILQIAGMEAPAEPPQK; via the coding sequence ATGTCGTCTATTGAACTAACTCCGAGTCAAAAATCAATCCTAAGTGCGCTTGTAAACCTTTACAGCGGCGATGATGATGCAGTAAAAGGAGAAGAAATTGCAGAACAAGTAGATCGAAACCCGGGAACAATCCGTAACCAGATGCAGAGCCTCAAAGCGCTTCAGCTTGTCGAGGGAGTGCCTGGTCCAAAGGGTGGGTACAAGCCAACTGCCAACGCATACGACGCGCTGGATGTCCAACGAATGGATGAACCAGCATTTGTACCGCTTGAGCGGAACGGTGAGGCAATGCCTGAAGCAAATGTCGAAGAGATTGGACTGACCTCTGTTCACCATCCTGAACTGTGCCGAGCAGAAATCCACCTGCAAGGATCAGTACGTGACATCGAAGAAGGCGATGAAATCACTGTTGGCCCAACTCCACTTTCAAAACTTGTCATCGATGGTATTGTCGATGGCAAAGACGAGACTGATGGAATTATCATCCTCCAGATTGCTGGTATGGAAGCGCCAGCCGAACCACCTCAGAAATAA
- a CDS encoding AbrB/MazE/SpoVT family DNA-binding domain-containing protein, which translates to MSQMECYPKIRQRGVVTIPEEVRDGLNLEEGDQLKLTVEKLD; encoded by the coding sequence ATGAGTCAGATGGAATGTTACCCGAAGATACGACAGCGCGGTGTCGTTACAATCCCAGAAGAAGTCCGAGACGGGCTTAATCTCGAAGAAGGCGACCAACTGAAACTTACCGTCGAAAAACTCGACTGA
- a CDS encoding NAD(P)/FAD-dependent oxidoreductase, with protein sequence MTTTIAVLGAGYAGTRAIQRLGRSLPHDGELVWISEHDYHLILHEVHRCIRDPSVQDSITISVDDLIPDSAEFIQSEVTKLDTDEQTVELAEAENVSYDYVLVALGSQTAFYGIDGLEENSLTLKSLDDALEIHDQVEQASIDASQDDPAQVVVGGAGLSGIQTAGEIAEYRDHNDAPIDIHLVEALEEIYPGNDPGVQQKLRSKLEANDVNILTDDPIVQATSDQVHFDERDALDYDVLIWTGGITGRDALNGISVENEHNRLMAGENFQTSDERVFAVGDSALLGTEDDPVPPTAQAAWRAADVAADNIINTINGEPLKDYSHVDKGTAISIGEDAVAHDVVYMPIKSIGSVPAATLKKMIAARWIADITSWSRAMNAWGDL encoded by the coding sequence ATGACAACTACAATTGCGGTACTTGGAGCAGGCTATGCTGGTACCCGTGCAATCCAGCGACTTGGCCGATCCCTTCCCCACGACGGCGAGCTTGTATGGATTTCTGAACATGACTATCACTTAATCCTTCACGAGGTACACCGATGTATCCGTGACCCTTCCGTTCAAGACAGTATTACCATTTCTGTTGATGATCTTATTCCTGATAGTGCAGAGTTTATTCAGTCTGAGGTAACCAAACTTGATACTGACGAGCAGACAGTTGAACTTGCGGAAGCTGAAAACGTCTCTTATGATTATGTCCTTGTTGCACTTGGTAGCCAGACTGCATTTTATGGCATTGACGGGCTTGAAGAGAATTCTCTAACGCTGAAATCACTTGATGATGCTCTTGAGATTCACGATCAAGTGGAACAAGCATCCATCGACGCGAGTCAGGATGACCCTGCACAGGTCGTCGTTGGCGGTGCTGGACTATCAGGTATCCAAACAGCTGGTGAAATTGCTGAATATCGAGATCATAACGATGCGCCAATTGATATTCATCTTGTCGAAGCCCTTGAAGAAATTTATCCTGGGAATGATCCTGGTGTACAACAGAAACTCCGAAGCAAACTCGAAGCCAATGACGTGAATATCCTTACTGATGATCCGATTGTTCAGGCAACAAGTGACCAAGTCCATTTTGACGAACGTGATGCACTTGATTATGATGTTCTGATTTGGACCGGAGGTATTACCGGCCGTGATGCACTTAATGGTATATCCGTCGAAAATGAGCATAACCGACTGATGGCAGGTGAAAACTTCCAGACGTCCGACGAACGCGTGTTTGCTGTTGGTGACAGTGCACTACTTGGAACTGAAGATGATCCCGTACCTCCAACAGCACAGGCAGCTTGGCGTGCTGCCGATGTTGCTGCTGATAACATCATCAATACAATCAACGGAGAGCCACTGAAAGATTACTCACACGTCGATAAAGGAACAGCAATCTCAATCGGCGAAGATGCCGTTGCCCACGATGTTGTCTACATGCCGATAAAATCCATTGGCTCTGTTCCGGCAGCAACACTGAAAAAGATGATTGCTGCTAGATGGATTGCTGACATTACCAGCTGGAGCCGAGCAATGAACGCTTGGGGAGATCTATAG
- a CDS encoding RNA-guided endonuclease TnpB family protein — MKHTLRFRAYLPDDVASEAWRHIDILRQIRNHAVRDYYNADYNDRPSDYDQHSKLKNWTDQWPTFAEPSQHAAQQTISQIHSDLKTLQERRNEGYDVGRLRWQGAGEFRSVSYNQSSRFNVDHNTGDDRFVQLRLEKIGWFKIRADRDVPPADEIDEVILKKETTGEWYVSLVTTVEDTPEKPPLSEIEPEDCVGIDLGITSYIHTSENLSVDTLDLSDEYDRYAREQRKLARKEHGSANWENQRRKVARAKRTIKRKVRDYQHKLTTWLVTEYDVVAVEDLDVKPMLETSQNAKNKQDAAWSRFLELLEYKAELHGTHVQKVKPEGTTKECAVCCVETDKPLWVREHSCPACGHTEDRDLNAAKNILYRGLKQLGLGQSESTPVETALPTLTPQREAVSAKRVVEAGSPGA; from the coding sequence ATGAAACACACGCTTCGCTTCCGTGCGTATCTGCCCGATGACGTAGCAAGCGAAGCGTGGCGGCACATCGACATCCTCCGGCAGATTCGCAATCACGCTGTCCGAGACTACTACAACGCAGACTACAACGACAGGCCATCTGACTACGACCAACACAGCAAACTCAAAAACTGGACAGACCAGTGGCCCACCTTTGCAGAACCCTCTCAACACGCCGCACAACAAACCATTAGTCAGATTCACAGTGACCTAAAGACGCTCCAAGAACGCCGAAACGAAGGCTACGATGTTGGGCGGTTGCGCTGGCAAGGAGCGGGCGAATTTCGGTCGGTGTCGTACAATCAGTCTAGTCGCTTCAACGTGGATCACAACACGGGCGACGACCGATTCGTACAACTTCGACTCGAAAAAATTGGCTGGTTCAAAATTCGAGCAGACCGCGACGTCCCACCAGCAGACGAGATTGATGAGGTCATACTCAAGAAAGAAACAACCGGTGAATGGTACGTCTCGCTCGTCACCACTGTCGAAGACACCCCCGAGAAGCCGCCACTCAGTGAGATTGAACCGGAAGACTGCGTGGGCATTGACCTTGGTATCACCAGCTACATCCACACTTCGGAGAACCTGTCCGTTGATACACTCGACCTGTCCGATGAGTACGACCGTTACGCCCGCGAACAGCGGAAACTCGCCCGAAAAGAACACGGTTCCGCTAACTGGGAGAACCAGCGTCGGAAGGTGGCCCGAGCGAAACGAACAATCAAGCGGAAGGTGCGAGACTACCAGCATAAGCTCACGACGTGGTTGGTTACAGAGTACGATGTCGTGGCCGTCGAAGACTTGGATGTGAAACCAATGCTGGAAACCAGCCAGAACGCCAAGAACAAGCAAGATGCTGCATGGTCGCGGTTTCTTGAACTACTGGAATATAAGGCTGAGCTACACGGCACACACGTTCAAAAGGTGAAGCCGGAAGGCACGACAAAAGAGTGCGCTGTGTGTTGTGTTGAGACGGATAAGCCACTCTGGGTGCGGGAACACTCGTGTCCAGCGTGCGGTCATACGGAAGACCGCGACCTCAACGCGGCGAAGAATATTCTCTACAGAGGACTCAAGCAGTTAGGGCTGGGACAGTCCGAATCCACGCCTGTGGAGACTGCGCTCCCTACGCTCACGCCTCAACGAGAGGCTGTGAGTGCAAAGCGCGTCGTTGAAGCAGGAAGCCCCGGGGCTTGA
- the rocF gene encoding arginase: MSQVQLLGVPTDYGANRRGVDMGPSAIRYAGIKKTLKEAGIACSDDGDLGISHPHPSSDQPPVDDKLKFFDQIRDVNIALADRVATIKENGNRPIALGGDHSLAIGSLAGTTRNDTLGVLWIDAHGDFNTPETTPSGNVHGMALAAALDKGMFADIPWTTAQHLHPENIALVGTRSLDQGERELLNESPVSVFTISEIDKRGIHAVMEDAIDIVTEGTEGIHLSLDLDVLDPNIAPGVGTPERGGLSYREAHVAMEIIADNQLPQSMDIVEVNPILDQKNATAELACELTASVFDKSIL; the protein is encoded by the coding sequence ATGAGCCAAGTGCAGTTACTCGGAGTGCCAACAGACTATGGAGCAAACCGACGGGGAGTTGATATGGGCCCTTCTGCGATTCGGTATGCAGGTATCAAGAAGACACTAAAAGAGGCAGGCATCGCGTGCTCGGACGATGGCGATTTAGGGATATCACATCCGCATCCATCATCGGATCAACCGCCGGTAGATGATAAGTTGAAGTTTTTTGATCAGATCCGTGATGTCAATATCGCACTTGCTGATCGAGTTGCAACGATCAAGGAGAATGGAAATCGACCCATTGCACTTGGCGGCGACCACTCTCTTGCAATTGGATCATTGGCTGGAACAACGCGCAATGATACACTTGGGGTGTTGTGGATAGATGCGCATGGTGATTTTAACACCCCAGAAACAACGCCCTCTGGAAATGTCCACGGGATGGCACTTGCCGCTGCCCTAGACAAGGGAATGTTTGCAGACATTCCATGGACAACGGCTCAGCATTTACACCCAGAAAATATAGCACTGGTTGGGACGCGAAGTCTCGATCAGGGAGAACGGGAGTTATTGAATGAGAGTCCGGTGAGTGTATTTACAATCTCTGAGATTGACAAACGGGGGATCCACGCAGTCATGGAGGATGCAATAGATATTGTAACAGAGGGAACAGAAGGGATTCATCTCAGTTTGGACTTGGACGTACTCGATCCGAATATTGCGCCTGGTGTCGGTACTCCTGAGCGAGGGGGACTAAGCTACCGAGAGGCACACGTAGCGATGGAGATAATCGCAGACAATCAATTGCCTCAATCAATGGACATTGTTGAAGTAAACCCGATTCTTGACCAGAAAAATGCAACGGCAGAATTGGCGTGTGAACTGACCGCAAGTGTATTTGATAAATCAATTCTCTGA
- the gyrA gene encoding DNA gyrase subunit A: MSSEISDQPDIEAADIEAVRIEEEMEQSYIDYAMSVIAGRALPDVRDGLKPVHRRILYAMHEMGVKSTSGHRKSSSIVGETMGNYHPHGDSSIYDTLVRMAQDFAMRYPLVDGQGNFGSMDDDPAAAMRYTEARMASIAEEMLDDIDKDTVDFSSNYDDRLTEPDVLPAAFPNLLVNGASGIAVGMSTKIPPHNLGEIIDATIHLIDNPEASVPDLMEYVKGPDFPTGATIVGRDSIHKAYAEGRGRLRVRADYEIERSDRGSDKIIITEIPYQKNKARLVERIADDIKSGDIEGISDLRDESDRDGVRIVVECKRGANVDIVENQLLDNHLESTFGVILLALVDGQPQVLSLKEALEEYIAHRKEVVRRRSEYELDEATHRSHILEGRLQAVQNADDIVELIRSAEDRSDAKDALRETFDFSTDQADHIVRMQLGSLTSMEADEIRDEYESVQQDIKRLSAILEDETELNAVVKQELRETKSEYGDERRTNIIDDHRDVTHEDLIPEEQSVIVLTESGYVKRMSVDQFDDQRRGGKGIIGADVKEDDRVARVLCASTHDRLLWFTDKGTVYSTKGYEVPEMGRTARGTAAVNVLNLDEDESPVAVVNASDVDDEYLVTITKQGYIKRTHVDEYENILSTGIIAADIENEDVLQDVTTTDGDDDLLISSRNGMAIRFSESDVRSMGRSARGVKGINLGEADTAVCVSSISDPDSTTLLTVTENGYGKRTPLSEYRPQSRYGKGVVDIKTSGRNGPVAAVRPVEDDDHLFVYSASGQIMRTRAADISRVGRNTKGVIVMELESGDSVAAIGTLCSDSCSTE; the protein is encoded by the coding sequence ATGAGTTCAGAAATTTCAGATCAACCTGACATCGAAGCTGCCGATATTGAAGCTGTCCGGATCGAAGAGGAGATGGAGCAAAGCTATATCGACTATGCGATGAGTGTTATTGCTGGTCGTGCACTTCCAGATGTCCGCGATGGTCTCAAACCTGTCCATCGACGCATCCTATATGCGATGCATGAAATGGGTGTCAAATCAACATCAGGACATCGGAAGTCCTCCTCAATTGTTGGCGAAACGATGGGTAATTACCACCCACACGGCGACTCGTCGATTTATGACACCCTTGTTCGAATGGCCCAGGACTTTGCGATGCGATATCCGCTCGTTGATGGCCAGGGTAACTTTGGATCAATGGATGATGATCCGGCAGCCGCAATGCGATATACCGAAGCTCGCATGGCTTCGATTGCTGAGGAGATGCTTGACGACATCGATAAAGACACCGTTGACTTTTCATCTAACTATGATGATCGGCTCACTGAACCCGATGTCCTACCGGCTGCGTTTCCGAATTTGCTTGTTAACGGTGCATCAGGGATTGCGGTTGGCATGTCAACCAAAATCCCTCCACACAATCTCGGCGAAATAATTGATGCTACAATTCATCTAATTGATAATCCTGAGGCTTCTGTGCCTGATCTGATGGAATACGTCAAGGGGCCTGACTTCCCCACAGGAGCGACTATTGTTGGTCGAGATAGTATCCACAAGGCATACGCTGAAGGCCGTGGTCGTCTCCGTGTTAGAGCAGATTATGAGATTGAGCGATCTGATCGCGGTAGTGATAAAATCATTATCACGGAGATTCCATACCAGAAAAACAAAGCTCGTCTTGTTGAGCGCATTGCAGATGATATCAAATCTGGTGATATTGAAGGAATCTCTGACCTTCGAGACGAATCTGACCGAGACGGTGTTCGGATTGTCGTCGAGTGCAAGCGTGGTGCCAACGTCGATATTGTCGAAAACCAACTGCTTGATAACCATCTTGAATCCACGTTCGGCGTTATTCTCCTTGCTCTCGTTGACGGTCAACCACAGGTCCTGTCGCTGAAGGAGGCGCTCGAAGAGTACATCGCTCATCGTAAAGAAGTCGTCCGGCGTCGGAGTGAATATGAACTTGATGAAGCTACCCACCGTTCCCATATCCTTGAAGGTCGCCTTCAGGCTGTCCAGAATGCGGATGATATTGTCGAGTTGATTCGATCAGCTGAGGACCGATCAGATGCAAAAGATGCACTGCGGGAAACCTTTGATTTCTCTACTGATCAGGCTGATCACATTGTCCGGATGCAGCTTGGTAGTCTGACATCGATGGAAGCAGACGAAATCCGTGATGAGTATGAAAGCGTTCAGCAAGACATCAAGCGGCTTAGCGCAATCCTTGAGGATGAAACAGAACTCAACGCCGTCGTCAAACAGGAACTCCGTGAAACAAAATCTGAGTACGGTGATGAACGACGGACAAATATTATTGATGACCACCGAGACGTAACACATGAAGACCTTATTCCCGAAGAGCAGTCCGTTATTGTGTTAACTGAATCTGGATATGTCAAACGGATGTCTGTTGACCAGTTTGATGATCAGCGCCGTGGTGGAAAAGGAATCATCGGTGCTGATGTCAAAGAAGACGATCGTGTTGCCCGCGTTCTCTGTGCTAGCACGCATGACCGATTACTATGGTTTACTGACAAGGGGACCGTTTATTCTACAAAAGGGTATGAGGTCCCTGAAATGGGCCGTACAGCCCGAGGAACTGCTGCAGTAAATGTTCTCAACTTGGACGAAGACGAGTCACCTGTTGCGGTCGTTAATGCCTCTGATGTCGACGACGAGTATCTTGTCACTATTACTAAACAGGGGTATATCAAGCGCACACATGTTGATGAATACGAGAATATCCTCTCAACCGGCATTATAGCTGCTGACATTGAAAACGAAGATGTACTCCAAGATGTCACCACAACAGACGGAGACGATGATCTTCTGATCAGCTCCCGAAATGGAATGGCGATTCGCTTCTCTGAATCTGATGTCCGATCTATGGGTCGATCTGCACGTGGTGTCAAAGGGATCAATCTTGGAGAGGCTGATACCGCTGTTTGTGTTAGCTCAATCTCTGATCCCGACTCAACAACACTTCTGACTGTTACCGAAAATGGATACGGGAAACGGACCCCTCTCTCTGAGTATCGGCCTCAGTCCCGGTACGGCAAGGGTGTCGTTGATATCAAAACCTCTGGGCGAAACGGTCCCGTTGCAGCCGTTCGTCCTGTTGAAGACGATGATCATCTGTTTGTTTACAGTGCTTCCGGTCAGATTATGCGGACGAGAGCTGCTGACATCTCTCGTGTTGGGCGAAATACGAAAGGAGTGATTGTGATGGAACTTGAATCCGGAGACTCCGTTGCTGCTATTGGAACTCTCTGTTCGGATAGTTGCTCAACAGAGTAA
- a CDS encoding methyl-accepting chemotaxis protein has protein sequence MQKLNASIEAARTSGDSEGFAVVADEIKSLAEETAEATNEVDELITGVQASTAEAVDEIRAMRQDVATGVENVEEGLDAINEVADGILDVDDGIQAIDDATDEQATSSQQVVNMLDEATESSEETNAEAESVAAAAEEQTASVSQISQGAQSLSERSQELSTKLAQFSVRSDNSPAGSNNRNE, from the coding sequence CTGCAAAAGTTAAATGCATCTATTGAGGCTGCTCGTACCAGCGGCGACAGTGAGGGTTTTGCTGTCGTTGCCGATGAAATCAAGAGCCTTGCAGAAGAGACCGCCGAAGCCACCAACGAGGTTGATGAACTTATCACTGGCGTTCAAGCTTCTACTGCTGAAGCAGTGGATGAAATTCGAGCTATGCGACAGGATGTCGCTACCGGCGTTGAAAATGTTGAAGAAGGACTTGACGCAATCAACGAGGTTGCAGACGGCATCCTTGACGTTGATGATGGCATTCAGGCAATTGACGATGCCACTGATGAACAAGCTACATCAAGTCAGCAGGTAGTGAACATGCTCGATGAGGCGACTGAGAGCAGTGAAGAAACAAATGCTGAGGCTGAAAGTGTTGCTGCAGCCGCAGAGGAACAAACTGCATCAGTTTCTCAAATCTCACAGGGTGCTCAGTCTCTCTCTGAACGTTCGCAAGAACTTAGCACTAAACTTGCCCAATTTAGTGTCCGTTCTGATAATAGTCCTGCTGGCTCTAACAACCGCAACGAATAA
- a CDS encoding chemotaxis protein CheC: MRFDVKTLETFNQLAREGTESAANSLADLLGTQTTIDITAVEIVPLPDLALEFAGTEVHGVEIGFDGGMRGSVILVFDEESAQTLVQEMIPTSMATDEAMYESGVTEAANIMIGGVLGAWGEHFEEKLQPEPPEYIHGDWEIVVPQTMPAWTGHQAILSFASRLRCEEQELDFDIYILPEERSFESMVGAVDGDEASELSVEKLSVFNEMTKIGAKTASRKITEMTDIRTTVDISRITVAQTRDIDAILGSSERLGAVATLEESPNGIVAVLFDTDSAKTVGDAMLPMAIESDSLTDQHHAAIKEIGNMMISGFIDGWANVLGRTIQHSPPEVIKGGAKEKMIESQLVNAHDEEHVFIINSAIKQPGGEVDCHLVALPTKDGFLQIIEDVSVETATEAVHQPEMLQAADYEIIQNEIED; the protein is encoded by the coding sequence ATGCGTTTTGATGTAAAGACACTTGAGACATTTAATCAACTTGCCCGTGAAGGAACAGAGAGTGCTGCTAACTCACTAGCAGATCTACTTGGGACACAAACAACAATTGATATTACGGCTGTAGAAATTGTACCGCTGCCTGATCTTGCACTTGAGTTTGCCGGAACAGAGGTTCATGGAGTTGAGATTGGGTTTGACGGAGGAATGCGCGGGTCAGTGATCTTAGTATTCGATGAAGAAAGTGCTCAAACATTGGTACAGGAAATGATACCTACGTCAATGGCAACGGACGAAGCAATGTATGAAAGTGGTGTAACCGAAGCAGCAAACATCATGATAGGAGGGGTACTTGGAGCATGGGGGGAGCATTTTGAAGAGAAGCTTCAGCCAGAACCACCAGAATACATCCACGGTGATTGGGAGATCGTAGTTCCACAGACAATGCCTGCATGGACGGGACATCAAGCAATTCTCTCATTTGCCAGTCGACTTCGGTGTGAAGAACAAGAACTTGATTTTGATATCTATATTCTTCCAGAAGAGCGGTCGTTTGAGTCGATGGTCGGAGCAGTAGACGGAGACGAGGCTTCTGAGCTAAGCGTCGAAAAACTCTCAGTGTTTAACGAGATGACGAAGATCGGAGCAAAAACCGCATCAAGAAAAATCACTGAGATGACTGATATACGAACAACGGTTGATATCAGTCGTATTACTGTTGCACAAACAAGAGATATCGATGCTATTCTCGGAAGCTCAGAGCGGCTTGGAGCGGTGGCGACATTAGAAGAATCTCCAAACGGGATTGTCGCAGTTCTATTTGATACAGACTCAGCCAAGACGGTCGGAGATGCAATGCTACCGATGGCAATTGAAAGTGATAGCCTGACAGATCAGCATCATGCGGCGATTAAAGAAATCGGAAACATGATGATCTCAGGATTTATTGACGGATGGGCAAACGTGCTTGGCCGAACAATTCAGCATTCGCCACCGGAGGTAATCAAGGGCGGTGCCAAAGAGAAAATGATTGAATCACAGCTGGTCAATGCACACGATGAGGAACATGTGTTTATTATCAACTCAGCGATCAAGCAACCTGGAGGGGAAGTCGACTGTCATCTTGTTGCCTTACCGACTAAAGACGGGTTCCTGCAGATAATTGAAGACGTTTCTGTTGAGACAGCGACAGAGGCAGTCCACCAGCCAGAGATGTTGCAAGCAGCAGACTACGAAATAATACAAAACGAAATAGAGGATTGA
- a CDS encoding methyl-accepting chemotaxis protein, with the protein MNDLSATIEEIASTSDEVASVSDRVASRADDASDVATDALDEMEQFDQRAEDITARVEKLDGEISEIGEIVDIIDDIAEQTNMLAVNLPRSPPIGLCPSFVECGASCLLDRSFWFHDGTCKPCPALGQAHSGASLRRR; encoded by the coding sequence ATGAATGATCTTTCTGCCACTATTGAAGAGATTGCTTCAACGTCTGATGAAGTAGCCTCGGTTTCTGACCGCGTTGCCAGTCGTGCTGATGATGCAAGTGACGTTGCTACTGACGCATTAGATGAAATGGAGCAGTTTGACCAACGTGCAGAGGATATCACTGCCCGTGTTGAGAAACTTGACGGCGAAATCAGCGAAATTGGAGAAATTGTCGACATCATCGATGATATTGCCGAACAAACAAATATGCTCGCGGTGAACTTACCCCGCTCTCCTCCGATCGGGCTGTGCCCTTCCTTCGTTGAGTGCGGGGCTTCCTGCCTTTTGGACAGGAGTTTCTGGTTCCACGACGGCACTTGCAAGCCCTGTCCTGCGCTGGGACAGGCTCACAGCGGTGCCAGTCTCCGCAGACGTTGA